A genome region from Mycobacterium florentinum includes the following:
- a CDS encoding RDD family protein, with protein sequence MPESRPAYPGETLGLPKSGPGSLASMGRRLAALAIDWLIAYGLAALAMAFGMFSERMLSTAVLVVWFLLGAVAVRLYGFTPGQLALGLQVVALDGRLGIGRVAARGLLVALVVPALFTDWDGRGIQDRVTNTAVVRR encoded by the coding sequence ATGCCGGAATCGCGCCCGGCATATCCCGGCGAGACACTCGGCTTGCCGAAAAGCGGCCCGGGATCGCTGGCATCGATGGGACGCCGCCTGGCGGCGCTGGCGATCGACTGGCTGATTGCCTACGGTCTGGCGGCGCTGGCCATGGCGTTCGGGATGTTCTCCGAACGAATGCTGTCGACGGCGGTGTTGGTGGTCTGGTTTCTGCTCGGTGCGGTGGCGGTGCGGCTGTACGGATTCACACCCGGGCAGCTGGCGCTCGGTCTCCAGGTGGTCGCACTGGACGGACGGCTGGGCATCGGCCGCGTGGCGGCGCGCGGGCTGCTGGTCGCCCTGGTGGTCCCGGCGCTGTTCACCGACTGGGACGGGCGGGGCATTCAAGACCGGGTGACCAACACGGCCGTGGTCCGGCGCTGA
- a CDS encoding NAD(P)H-binding protein has product MMYLITGAGGGIGGVSRMVVEQLRSRGERVRAMVHRDDERADPLRAVGAEVVVGDLTVPQDVVDAMAGADRMFFSMSVSPDYLQATAIVCAAALESGRLEVLVNMSQMTVSQMTLTSTDESRQHRLHWLAEQVVNWSGVPAVQVRPTVFLDNPILTSLAAPSLRERNLLVLPFGTGKTSPIAASDVARVVSAILLDPADHIGSVYELTGPASLDIDGLAAQYARALGRPITGADIAQDTWVTEILRPLGLPAHVAQHLATMAKLHRAGRYDRSTDDVERITGQPALSVEQYIAANHQLFA; this is encoded by the coding sequence ATGATGTATTTGATTACCGGCGCGGGCGGGGGCATCGGCGGTGTCAGCCGAATGGTGGTCGAGCAGTTGCGGTCCCGCGGCGAGCGGGTGCGTGCCATGGTGCACCGCGACGACGAACGGGCCGACCCGCTGCGCGCGGTGGGCGCCGAGGTGGTGGTCGGCGACCTGACCGTGCCGCAGGACGTCGTCGACGCGATGGCCGGGGCCGACCGGATGTTCTTTTCGATGAGCGTGTCGCCCGACTACCTGCAGGCGACGGCAATCGTGTGCGCGGCGGCGCTGGAATCGGGCCGCCTCGAGGTACTCGTCAACATGTCGCAGATGACGGTGTCGCAGATGACGCTGACGAGCACCGACGAGTCGCGCCAGCATCGCCTGCACTGGCTGGCCGAGCAGGTGGTGAACTGGTCGGGCGTGCCGGCCGTGCAGGTGCGGCCGACGGTGTTTCTGGACAATCCGATCCTGACCTCGCTGGCGGCGCCGTCGCTGCGCGAACGGAACCTGTTGGTGCTGCCGTTCGGCACCGGCAAGACCTCGCCGATCGCGGCCAGCGACGTCGCCCGCGTGGTGAGCGCGATCCTGCTGGACCCGGCGGACCACATCGGTTCCGTCTACGAGCTGACCGGCCCGGCAAGCCTCGACATCGACGGGCTGGCCGCGCAGTACGCCCGCGCCTTGGGCCGCCCGATCACCGGCGCCGACATCGCGCAGGACACCTGGGTCACCGAGATTCTGCGGCCGCTGGGCCTGCCCGCACACGTCGCGCAACACCTGGCCACGATGGCCAAGCTGCACCGCGCGGGCCGCTACGACCGCTCCACCGACGACGTCGAGCGGATCACCGGCCAGCCCGCGTTGAGCGTCGAGCAGTACATCGCGGCGAACCACCAGCTGTTCGCGTAG
- a CDS encoding TIGR03619 family F420-dependent LLM class oxidoreductase has protein sequence MKFYISSAFLNTREIIEIAKAADELGYDGIGIPDHVVNLETLDTPYPYTKDGERRWQPFTDWPDPWVLAGALAQVTTRLRFVTTVYIPAMRNPYSAAKAIGTAAVLASGRIELGIGVGWCREEFALMTEQFDARGKRTDEMIELMRALWAPGWTEFDGDFYKTPRLEMQPTPPPIPVYVGGLSDAALRRAARNDGWIGDLIKSEHAIEAVGKLRELRAQKGLTMDDFTILTPLTDAFTTADYQRVADAGITGIITMPWMFYSGPDATLDDKIDGMQRFRKDLALDG, from the coding sequence ATGAAGTTCTACATCAGCAGTGCGTTCCTGAACACCCGGGAGATCATCGAGATCGCCAAGGCCGCCGACGAACTCGGCTACGACGGCATCGGCATACCCGATCATGTGGTGAACCTGGAGACGCTCGACACGCCGTACCCGTACACCAAAGACGGCGAACGACGCTGGCAGCCGTTCACCGACTGGCCCGACCCCTGGGTGCTGGCCGGCGCCCTGGCGCAGGTCACCACCCGGCTGCGGTTCGTCACCACGGTCTACATTCCCGCGATGCGCAATCCCTACTCGGCGGCCAAAGCCATTGGTACCGCGGCGGTTTTGGCGTCCGGACGCATCGAGCTCGGTATCGGTGTCGGCTGGTGCCGCGAGGAATTCGCCCTGATGACCGAACAGTTCGACGCCCGCGGCAAGCGCACCGACGAGATGATCGAGCTGATGCGGGCGCTGTGGGCGCCCGGCTGGACGGAGTTCGACGGCGACTTCTACAAGACGCCGCGGCTGGAGATGCAACCGACGCCGCCGCCGATACCCGTCTACGTCGGCGGGCTCAGCGACGCCGCTTTGCGCCGCGCCGCACGCAACGACGGCTGGATCGGCGATCTGATCAAGTCCGAACACGCCATCGAGGCGGTGGGCAAGCTGCGTGAACTGCGCGCTCAAAAGGGTTTAACCATGGATGATTTCACCATCCTGACGCCACTCACCGACGCCTTTACCACCGCCGACTACCAACGCGTCGCCGATGCCGGTATCACCGGCATCATCACGATGCCATGGATGTTCTACTCGGGACCCGACGCCACGCTCGACGACAAGATCGATGGCATGCAGCGCTTCCGCAAGGATCTCGCACTCGACGGCTAG
- the lipB gene encoding lipoyl(octanoyl) transferase LipB, translating into MMGSIRSSAAAIDVRQLGTVEYRTAWQLQRDLADARVAGGSDTLLLLEHPAVYTAGRRTEPHERPVDGTPVVDTDRGGKITWHGPGQLVGYPVIGLAEPLNVVNYVRRLEESLIKVCRDLGLDAGRIEGRSGVWLPGAPARKIAAIGVRVARATALHGFALNCDCDLGAYAAIVPCGITDAGVTSLSAELGRTVTVDEVRPAVAAAVCDALDGVLPVGVHDAARVTSAM; encoded by the coding sequence GTGATGGGTTCGATCCGATCCAGCGCGGCAGCGATCGACGTCCGGCAATTGGGGACGGTCGAATATCGCACCGCCTGGCAGCTACAGCGCGACCTGGCCGACGCCAGGGTGGCCGGCGGCAGCGACACCCTGCTGCTGCTGGAGCACCCCGCGGTCTACACCGCGGGACGGCGCACCGAGCCGCACGAGCGACCGGTGGACGGCACGCCCGTCGTCGACACCGACCGCGGCGGCAAGATCACCTGGCACGGTCCGGGACAGTTGGTCGGCTACCCGGTCATCGGCCTGGCAGAACCGCTCAATGTGGTGAATTATGTTCGGCGCCTTGAGGAATCGCTGATCAAGGTGTGCCGCGATCTAGGCCTGGACGCCGGCCGGATCGAGGGCCGCTCCGGCGTGTGGCTGCCCGGTGCGCCCGCGCGCAAGATCGCCGCGATCGGTGTGCGGGTCGCGCGGGCGACCGCGCTGCACGGGTTCGCGCTCAACTGCGACTGCGATCTGGGCGCCTATGCGGCCATCGTGCCCTGCGGCATCACCGATGCCGGGGTGACGTCGTTGTCCGCCGAACTCGGGCGCACCGTCACCGTCGACGAGGTCCGCCCGGCCGTCGCGGCGGCCGTGTGCGATGCGCTCGACGGTGTCTTACCGGTGGGGGTACACGACGCCGCCCGCGTAACATCAGCGATGTGA
- a CDS encoding TetR/AcrR family transcriptional regulator, whose translation MAVDRRIRRAGGARRAAAVQAAASVLADRGYENARFADVAQASGTAISTLQNYFGSREDMLIEAMRYTTESEVAAFETVADAESDPWNRLVAMIDRNLNTPVRNHQLLLEFWRSGIRDEELRDYGEEGWSRYRAPFVRTVIEGRDAGVFAPVVAPEDVVDLLFATLVGAMIPRVLRFPSPSADRFRTALLRQLAGTLGRPGYE comes from the coding sequence ATGGCTGTTGATCGTCGAATCCGACGAGCCGGCGGTGCGCGCCGCGCCGCGGCGGTCCAAGCGGCCGCCTCGGTGCTGGCGGATCGGGGGTACGAAAATGCCCGCTTCGCCGATGTCGCGCAGGCAAGCGGCACGGCCATCAGCACGCTGCAGAACTACTTCGGCTCGCGCGAGGACATGCTGATCGAGGCGATGCGGTACACGACCGAGTCCGAGGTGGCCGCCTTCGAGACGGTGGCCGATGCCGAGAGCGACCCGTGGAATCGCCTGGTGGCCATGATCGACCGCAACCTGAACACCCCGGTTCGTAACCACCAGCTGCTGCTCGAATTCTGGCGCTCGGGCATCCGGGACGAGGAGTTGCGTGATTACGGCGAGGAGGGCTGGTCTCGTTACCGGGCTCCCTTCGTGCGAACCGTGATCGAGGGTCGCGACGCCGGCGTCTTCGCGCCGGTGGTCGCGCCCGAGGACGTCGTCGATCTGCTGTTCGCCACGCTCGTCGGCGCCATGATTCCGCGGGTGCTGCGCTTTCCCAGTCCGTCGGCCGATCGCTTCCGAACCGCGTTGCTGCGCCAACTTGCCGGGACGCTCGGGCGCCCCGGGTACGAGTAG
- the lipA gene encoding lipoyl synthase, which translates to MTIAPEGRKLLRLEVRNAQTPIERKPPWIKTRVRMGPEYTELKSLVKREGLHTVCEEAGCPNIFECWEDREATFLIGGDQCTRRCDFCQIDTGKPAELDRDEPRRVAESVQTMGLRYATVTGVARDDLPDGGAWLYAETVRAIKELNPSTGVELLVPDFNGEPARLAEVFESRPEVLAHNVETVPRIFKRIRPAFTYQRSLGVLTAAREAGLVTKSNLILGLGETPDEVRTALADLHDAGCDIVTITQYLRPSARHHPVQRWVKPEEFDEFAQYAEGLGFAGVLAGPLVRSSYRAGRLYEQVVRSRASDALG; encoded by the coding sequence GTGACGATCGCTCCCGAAGGCCGCAAATTGCTGCGGCTGGAAGTGCGCAACGCGCAGACCCCGATCGAGCGCAAGCCACCGTGGATCAAGACACGGGTCCGGATGGGGCCGGAGTACACCGAGCTCAAAAGCCTGGTCAAGCGCGAGGGTCTGCACACCGTCTGCGAAGAGGCCGGCTGCCCAAACATCTTCGAGTGCTGGGAAGACCGCGAGGCCACCTTCCTGATCGGCGGCGACCAGTGCACCCGCCGCTGCGACTTCTGTCAGATCGACACCGGCAAGCCCGCCGAGCTGGACCGCGACGAGCCCCGGCGGGTCGCCGAAAGCGTGCAGACGATGGGGTTGCGCTACGCCACCGTCACCGGCGTCGCCCGCGACGACCTGCCCGACGGTGGGGCGTGGCTGTACGCCGAGACGGTGCGTGCCATCAAGGAGCTCAACCCGTCGACCGGTGTCGAGCTGCTGGTGCCCGACTTCAACGGCGAGCCGGCCCGCCTGGCGGAGGTCTTCGAGTCGCGCCCGGAAGTATTGGCGCACAACGTCGAAACCGTGCCGCGCATCTTCAAGCGGATTCGGCCGGCGTTCACCTATCAGCGCAGCCTGGGCGTGCTCACCGCGGCGCGCGAGGCCGGGCTGGTCACCAAGAGCAACCTGATCTTGGGTCTCGGCGAGACTCCCGACGAGGTCCGCACCGCACTGGCCGACCTGCACGACGCCGGCTGCGACATCGTCACCATCACCCAGTACCTGCGCCCCTCGGCGCGCCACCACCCGGTGCAGCGCTGGGTGAAGCCCGAGGAGTTCGACGAGTTCGCGCAGTACGCCGAGGGACTGGGCTTCGCGGGTGTGCTGGCCGGGCCGCTGGTCCGCTCGTCGTATCGGGCCGGCCGGCTCTACGAGCAGGTCGTACGCAGCCGCGCGTCGGACGCCCTGGGGTAA
- the hchA gene encoding glyoxalase III HchA, translating to MSYDADDLSKDPTPDRAEDNAFFPSPYSLTQYTRPTTDFDGVEHEGAYTEGRWKVLMIAAEERYLLCENGKMFSTGNHPVEMLLPLHHLLTAGFDVDVATIAGYPAKLEWWALPGQDKAVLQTYEALKPKLKQPKKLAEVVENDLGADSDYIAVFIPGGHGAVIGLPAAGAVAQTLDWALANDKFIITLCRGPAALLSVGQGETESPFKGYSLCVFPDALDEGFNVDIGYLPGHMQWLVADALRKQGLTVLNDDMTGKVHQDRKLLTGDSPLASNNLGHLAASALVEAVRSNSTS from the coding sequence ATGTCGTACGATGCAGATGATCTCAGCAAGGACCCGACACCGGATCGCGCCGAGGACAACGCGTTCTTTCCCTCGCCGTATTCGCTGACCCAGTACACCCGGCCCACAACCGACTTCGACGGAGTCGAGCACGAAGGCGCCTACACCGAGGGCCGGTGGAAGGTGCTGATGATCGCCGCCGAGGAACGCTACTTGCTTTGTGAGAACGGCAAGATGTTCTCCACTGGCAATCATCCCGTCGAGATGCTGCTTCCCCTGCACCACCTGCTGACGGCGGGCTTCGACGTCGACGTCGCCACGATCGCCGGCTATCCGGCGAAGCTGGAATGGTGGGCGTTGCCCGGCCAGGACAAGGCCGTGCTGCAGACCTACGAAGCACTCAAGCCCAAGCTCAAGCAACCCAAGAAGCTCGCCGAGGTCGTCGAGAACGATCTCGGCGCCGATTCGGACTACATCGCCGTCTTCATCCCCGGCGGCCACGGCGCGGTCATCGGGCTGCCGGCCGCCGGCGCGGTGGCGCAGACCCTCGACTGGGCATTGGCCAACGACAAATTCATCATCACCCTGTGCCGCGGTCCGGCGGCATTGCTGTCCGTTGGCCAGGGCGAAACGGAGTCGCCGTTCAAGGGATACTCGCTCTGCGTGTTCCCAGATGCGCTCGACGAGGGATTCAACGTCGACATCGGTTACCTCCCAGGGCATATGCAGTGGCTGGTCGCCGACGCACTCCGCAAGCAGGGGTTGACCGTCCTCAACGACGACATGACCGGCAAGGTCCATCAAGACCGCAAGCTGCTCACCGGTGACAGCCCCCTGGCGTCGAACAACCTGGGTCACCTCGCCGCCAGCGCCCTGGTTGAAGCCGTCCGATCGAACTCCACCAGCTAG
- the glnA gene encoding type I glutamate--ammonia ligase yields MTEKTPDDVFKLAKDENVEFVDVRFCDLPGIMQHFTIPISFFDQSVFDDGLAFDGSSIRGFQSIHESDMLLLPDPATAQIDLFTEAKTLNLNFFVHDPFTLEAYSRDPRNVARKAENYLKSTGVADTAYFGAEAEFYIFDSVSFDSRTNGSFYEVDAISGWWNSGEPTENDGSPNRGYKVRPKGGYFPVAPVDHYVDLRGRMLQNLIKAGFSLEKGHHEVGTGGQAEINYKFNTLLHAADDMQLYKYIVKNTAWQAGKTVTFMPKPLFGDNGSGMHTHQSLWKDGSPLMYDETGYAGLSDTARHYIGGLLHHAPSLLAFTNPTVNSYKRLVPGFEAPINLVYSQRNRSACVRIPITGSNPKAKRLEFRCPDSSGNPYLAFAAMLMAGLDGIKNKIEPQAPVDKDLYELPPEEAANIPQAPTQLSAVIDRLEEDHEYLTEGGVFTSDLIETWISFKRDNEILPVQIRPHPYEFALYYDV; encoded by the coding sequence GTGACGGAAAAGACGCCCGACGACGTCTTCAAGCTCGCCAAGGACGAAAACGTCGAGTTTGTCGACGTGCGGTTCTGTGACCTGCCGGGCATCATGCAGCACTTCACGATCCCGATTTCGTTCTTCGACCAAAGTGTTTTCGACGATGGCCTGGCGTTCGACGGCTCGTCGATTCGCGGGTTCCAGTCGATTCACGAGTCGGACATGTTGCTGTTGCCCGACCCGGCGACCGCGCAGATCGACCTGTTCACTGAAGCCAAGACGCTGAACCTCAACTTCTTCGTGCACGACCCCTTCACCCTCGAGGCGTACTCGCGCGACCCCCGCAACGTCGCCCGCAAGGCGGAGAACTACCTGAAGAGCACGGGCGTTGCCGACACCGCCTACTTCGGTGCCGAGGCCGAGTTCTACATCTTCGACTCGGTCAGCTTCGACTCGCGCACCAACGGCTCCTTCTACGAGGTCGACGCGATCTCGGGCTGGTGGAACAGCGGCGAGCCGACCGAGAACGACGGCAGCCCCAACCGCGGTTACAAGGTGCGCCCCAAGGGCGGCTACTTCCCGGTTGCCCCGGTCGACCACTACGTCGACCTGCGCGGCCGGATGCTGCAAAACCTGATCAAGGCCGGCTTCAGCCTGGAGAAGGGCCACCACGAGGTGGGCACCGGCGGCCAGGCCGAGATCAACTACAAGTTCAACACGCTGCTGCACGCGGCCGACGACATGCAGCTGTACAAGTACATCGTCAAGAACACCGCGTGGCAGGCCGGCAAGACGGTCACGTTCATGCCCAAGCCGCTGTTCGGTGACAACGGCTCCGGCATGCACACCCACCAGTCGCTGTGGAAAGACGGCAGCCCGTTGATGTACGACGAGACCGGGTACGCCGGCCTGTCGGACACCGCCCGCCACTACATCGGTGGCCTGCTGCACCACGCGCCGTCGCTGCTGGCCTTCACCAACCCGACGGTGAACTCATACAAGCGGTTGGTGCCGGGCTTCGAGGCCCCGATCAACTTGGTGTACAGCCAGCGCAACCGTTCGGCGTGTGTGCGTATCCCGATCACCGGCAGCAACCCGAAGGCCAAGCGGCTCGAGTTCCGTTGCCCCGACTCGTCGGGCAACCCGTACCTGGCGTTCGCGGCCATGCTGATGGCCGGCCTGGACGGCATCAAGAACAAGATCGAGCCGCAGGCGCCGGTCGACAAGGACCTCTACGAGCTCCCGCCGGAAGAGGCCGCCAACATCCCGCAGGCACCGACTCAGCTGTCCGCGGTGATCGACCGGCTGGAAGAGGACCACGAATACCTCACTGAGGGAGGCGTTTTCACGTCCGACCTGATCGAGACGTGGATCAGCTTCAAGCGCGACAACGAGATTCTGCCGGTCCAGATCCGGCCGCACCCCTACGAGTTCGCGCTGTACTACGACGTGTAA
- a CDS encoding FAD-binding oxidoreductase, whose protein sequence is MESWRNNISVLRGVLRGPVFTADDSAFDSEVAVFNMAVRHRPALVVGATGAGDVSEAVRFAARNGLNVAVLNTGHGPTVGADADTLMITMRRMSGIIIDAEKHWARVDAGVRFGQLVDAAALYGLAPLPGSSPGVGVVGYTLAGGASSTMGRKYGWAADHVTAMDVVTADGELRRVSSESESDLFGALLGGTSNFGVVVAMEFGLFPVTSLYAGALFYSGQHTRQVLQAYRDLTASAPDELTTGFALLNLPPLPGLPPFMKGQLTVSVRISYVGDASAGSALIDPLRVAAPVLADSVASIPYSQFASISNDPTDPAPAVEHFGLLRELTDDTIDAIVDVVGPDSGSAINIVDIRHLQGAFSKPAPFPNAVGARDAAFAMFGLTVVPPGREVADYRDSGRELLGALRPWLHDMTNPSFVGPADTLDDRIKRVYHPEVYDKLQTVKEHYDPYNRFRLNHNIPPRFAA, encoded by the coding sequence ATGGAATCGTGGCGTAACAATATTTCGGTGCTTCGGGGCGTGCTGCGGGGACCTGTCTTCACCGCTGACGACTCGGCGTTCGACAGCGAAGTGGCGGTGTTCAACATGGCGGTGCGGCACCGCCCCGCGCTCGTGGTCGGTGCTACGGGCGCCGGAGACGTGTCCGAGGCCGTCAGGTTCGCGGCACGCAACGGCCTTAATGTCGCGGTCCTCAACACCGGTCATGGACCGACCGTCGGGGCCGACGCGGACACATTGATGATCACGATGAGGCGGATGTCGGGAATCATCATTGACGCCGAAAAGCATTGGGCCCGAGTCGATGCCGGAGTTCGATTCGGTCAGCTGGTCGACGCCGCCGCACTCTACGGACTGGCTCCGCTGCCCGGTTCCTCGCCCGGGGTCGGTGTGGTCGGCTACACGCTGGCCGGCGGCGCGAGTTCCACGATGGGGCGCAAGTACGGCTGGGCCGCCGATCATGTCACCGCCATGGATGTGGTCACCGCCGATGGCGAATTACGCCGTGTGTCATCCGAATCAGAATCCGATCTGTTCGGCGCGCTGCTGGGTGGAACGAGCAACTTCGGGGTGGTCGTCGCGATGGAGTTCGGACTCTTCCCGGTGACTTCGTTGTATGCCGGCGCGCTCTTCTATTCCGGTCAGCACACCCGGCAGGTACTGCAGGCTTACCGAGATCTCACTGCGTCCGCGCCTGACGAACTGACGACCGGCTTCGCGCTGCTGAATCTCCCGCCGCTACCCGGACTGCCACCATTCATGAAGGGGCAATTGACCGTATCGGTGCGGATCTCCTATGTCGGGGACGCGTCCGCCGGCTCGGCTCTGATCGATCCGCTGCGGGTGGCGGCCCCCGTGCTGGCCGACAGTGTGGCCAGCATCCCGTACAGCCAGTTCGCCAGCATCAGCAACGACCCGACCGATCCAGCGCCCGCCGTCGAGCATTTCGGGCTGCTTCGCGAACTGACCGATGACACCATTGACGCGATCGTCGACGTGGTCGGTCCCGATTCCGGCAGCGCGATCAACATCGTCGACATCCGGCATCTGCAAGGAGCTTTCAGCAAGCCGGCGCCCTTCCCCAACGCCGTCGGCGCGCGCGACGCCGCGTTCGCCATGTTCGGTCTGACGGTGGTGCCGCCGGGACGGGAAGTGGCGGATTACCGTGACTCGGGCCGCGAACTCCTTGGGGCACTGCGTCCGTGGCTGCACGACATGACCAACCCGAGTTTCGTAGGTCCGGCCGACACGCTCGATGATCGCATCAAGCGGGTCTATCACCCCGAGGTCTACGACAAATTGCAGACGGTCAAGGAACACTATGACCCGTACAACAGGTTCCGGCTCAACCACAACATCCCGCCGCGGTTCGCCGCGTAA
- a CDS encoding DUF4191 domain-containing protein yields the protein MAKPRSTAENKAARAAAAAERKAAARERRGQLWQAFNVQRKQDKRLLPYMIGAFVAIVAVSVTVGVLVGGFTMFTLIPLGVILGALVAFIIFGRRAQKSIYRQAEGQTGAAAWVLDNLRGKWRVTPGVAATGHFDAVHRVIGRPGVIFVGEGSTTRVKPLLAQEKKRTARLVGDIPIYDIVIGSGDGEVPLSKLERHLTRLPANISVKQMDALESRLAALGSRAGAAVMPKGPLPNSGKMRGVQRTVRRK from the coding sequence ATGGCTAAACCCCGCAGTACCGCCGAGAACAAGGCCGCCCGGGCGGCGGCGGCAGCCGAACGCAAGGCGGCGGCCAGGGAGCGCCGCGGCCAGCTGTGGCAGGCGTTCAACGTTCAGCGCAAACAGGACAAGCGCCTGCTCCCCTACATGATCGGCGCCTTCGTCGCGATCGTGGCCGTCTCGGTGACGGTCGGCGTGCTGGTCGGCGGGTTCACCATGTTCACCCTGATCCCGCTCGGCGTGATACTGGGCGCGCTGGTGGCATTCATCATCTTCGGCCGCCGGGCCCAGAAATCGATCTACCGCCAGGCCGAGGGGCAAACCGGCGCGGCAGCCTGGGTGCTGGACAACCTGCGCGGCAAATGGCGGGTCACGCCGGGGGTGGCGGCCACCGGCCACTTCGACGCCGTGCACCGGGTGATCGGCCGGCCGGGCGTCATCTTCGTCGGTGAGGGGTCGACGACCCGCGTCAAACCGCTTCTGGCCCAGGAGAAGAAGCGCACCGCGCGGCTGGTCGGCGACATACCGATCTACGACATCGTCATCGGCAGCGGCGACGGCGAGGTTCCGCTGTCCAAGCTGGAGCGGCACCTGACCCGGCTTCCGGCCAACATCAGCGTCAAGCAGATGGACGCTCTGGAGTCGCGGCTGGCCGCGCTGGGGTCGCGGGCCGGTGCCGCCGTCATGCCGAAGGGGCCGCTGCCCAACTCCGGCAAGATGCGCGGCGTGCAGCGCACCGTGCGCCGCAAGTAA
- a CDS encoding TIGR01777 family oxidoreductase encodes MAKPVVAIAGSSGLIGSALAAALRAADHRVLRIVRRTPANHDELHWNPESGDFDPDALTEVDAVVNLCGVNVGRRRWSGAFKQSLRDSRITPTEVLATAVADAGVETLINASAVGYYGNTKDRVVDENDRAGAGFLARLCEDWEAATLPAQYGGARVVLARTGLVMAAAGGALRRMRPLFAAGLGARLGSGRQYMSWISLEDEVRALLFAISHPSMSGPVNMTGPAPVTNAEFTTAFGSAVNRPTPMMLPAFAVRAALGEFADEGLLTGQRAIPSALERAGFQFHHNTIGEALAYATARRDQD; translated from the coding sequence TTGGCCAAGCCCGTCGTCGCGATTGCGGGTTCCTCCGGCCTGATCGGCTCCGCTTTGGCTGCGGCTCTGCGCGCCGCCGACCACCGGGTGTTGCGCATCGTCCGCCGGACACCGGCGAATCATGATGAGCTGCACTGGAATCCGGAGAGCGGCGATTTCGATCCGGACGCCCTCACCGAGGTCGACGCCGTCGTCAACCTGTGTGGCGTCAACGTCGGCCGACGCCGGTGGTCGGGCGCCTTCAAGCAGAGCCTGCGCGACAGCCGCATCACTCCGACGGAGGTGCTGGCCACCGCGGTCGCCGACGCCGGCGTCGAAACCCTGATCAACGCCAGCGCGGTGGGCTACTACGGCAATACCAAAGACCGTGTGGTCGACGAAAACGACCGGGCGGGAGCGGGTTTCCTCGCCCGGCTCTGCGAAGACTGGGAGGCCGCCACGCTGCCGGCGCAGTACGGCGGTGCCCGCGTGGTGCTGGCCCGTACCGGTCTGGTGATGGCCGCCGCGGGCGGTGCGTTGCGCCGGATGCGCCCGCTGTTCGCGGCGGGGCTGGGCGCCCGACTGGGCAGCGGCCGTCAGTACATGTCGTGGATCAGCCTCGAAGACGAGGTGCGGGCCTTGCTCTTCGCAATTTCACACCCGTCGATGTCCGGCCCGGTGAACATGACCGGGCCCGCGCCCGTCACCAACGCCGAGTTCACCACCGCCTTCGGCAGCGCGGTCAACCGCCCGACCCCGATGATGCTGCCGGCCTTCGCGGTGCGCGCGGCGCTTGGTGAATTCGCCGACGAGGGACTGCTGACCGGCCAGCGCGCCATCCCGTCCGCGCTGGAGCGCGCCGGATTTCAGTTCCACCACAACACCATTGGCGAGGCGCTGGCCTACGCCACCGCCCGACGCGATCAGGACTGA